From one Streptomyces spiramyceticus genomic stretch:
- the glmS gene encoding glutamine--fructose-6-phosphate transaminase (isomerizing) produces the protein MCGIVGYVGGQPALDVVFAGLKRLEYRGYDSSGVAVLADGGLAAAKKAGKLVNLEKELVGRPLPDGSTGIGHTRWATHGAPTDANAHPHLDNAGRVAVVHNGIIENFAELRAELAERGHDLASETDTEVVAHLLAESFSSCVDLAEAMRQVCRRLEGAFTLVAVHADEPDVVVGARRNSPLVVGVGDGEAFLASDVAAFIAHTRSAIELGQDQVVELRRESVTVTGFDGAPAAVREYHVDWDASAAEKGGYDYFMLKEIAEQPKAVADTLLGRIDSGGSLTLDEVRIPASVLREVDKIVVVACGTAFHAGMIAKYAIEHWTRIPCETELASEFRYRDPILDAQTLVIAISQSGETMDTLMAVRHAREQGAKVLAVCNTNGSTIPRESDAVLYTHAGPEVAVASTKAFLTQLVACYLVALYLGQVRGTKWGDEVRDVVQELSKISGAVDRVLETMEPVRALARSLADKDTVLFLGRHVGYPVALEGALKLKELAYMHAEGFAAGELKHGPIALIEQDLPVVVVVPSPRGRSVLHGKIVSNIQEIRARGARTIVIAEEGDEAVAPYADHLIRIPATPTLLQPLVATVPLQVFACELATARGNEVDQPRNLAKSVTVE, from the coding sequence ATGTGCGGAATCGTGGGTTACGTCGGCGGGCAGCCGGCGCTTGATGTTGTCTTCGCGGGGCTGAAGCGGCTCGAATACCGGGGTTACGACTCGTCAGGTGTTGCCGTGCTCGCGGACGGTGGGCTGGCCGCGGCGAAGAAGGCCGGGAAGCTCGTCAATCTGGAGAAGGAGCTGGTGGGGCGGCCGCTGCCGGACGGGTCCACGGGCATCGGGCACACCAGGTGGGCCACGCACGGGGCGCCCACCGATGCCAATGCGCATCCGCATCTGGACAACGCGGGGCGGGTGGCGGTCGTACACAACGGGATCATCGAGAACTTCGCGGAACTGCGGGCCGAGCTCGCCGAGCGTGGGCACGACCTGGCGTCCGAGACCGACACCGAGGTCGTGGCCCACCTGCTCGCCGAGTCGTTCTCGTCGTGTGTGGACCTGGCGGAGGCGATGCGGCAGGTGTGCCGGCGGCTCGAAGGGGCGTTCACGCTGGTCGCCGTACACGCGGACGAGCCGGATGTGGTGGTGGGGGCGCGACGGAACTCGCCGCTCGTGGTGGGCGTGGGAGACGGCGAGGCCTTCCTCGCCTCCGATGTCGCCGCGTTCATCGCCCATACGCGGTCCGCGATCGAGCTGGGGCAGGACCAGGTCGTGGAGCTGCGGCGGGAGTCCGTGACCGTCACCGGCTTCGACGGTGCTCCTGCGGCGGTACGGGAGTACCACGTGGACTGGGACGCGTCCGCTGCCGAGAAGGGCGGCTACGACTACTTCATGCTGAAGGAGATCGCCGAGCAGCCGAAGGCGGTCGCCGACACGCTGCTGGGGCGGATCGACTCGGGCGGGTCGCTGACCCTGGACGAAGTGCGGATTCCGGCCTCCGTGCTGCGGGAAGTCGACAAGATCGTGGTGGTGGCCTGCGGGACCGCGTTCCATGCCGGGATGATCGCGAAGTACGCCATCGAGCACTGGACGCGGATTCCCTGCGAGACGGAACTCGCGAGTGAATTCCGCTACCGGGATCCGATTCTCGACGCGCAGACCCTCGTGATCGCGATTTCGCAGTCCGGCGAGACCATGGACACCCTGATGGCTGTGCGGCACGCGCGGGAGCAGGGCGCGAAGGTTCTTGCCGTGTGCAATACGAATGGGTCGACCATTCCCCGGGAATCGGATGCGGTGCTTTATACGCATGCCGGTCCGGAAGTCGCTGTCGCCTCTACGAAGGCGTTCTTGACGCAGTTGGTCGCCTGCTATCTGGTCGCTCTCTATCTGGGACAGGTACGGGGGACCAAGTGGGGGGACGAGGTCCGGGACGTCGTACAGGAGCTCTCCAAGATTTCTGGGGCGGTGGATCGCGTCCTGGAGACCATGGAGCCGGTGCGGGCGCTGGCGCGGTCGCTGGCGGACAAGGACACCGTGCTGTTCCTCGGGCGGCATGTGGGGTACCCGGTGGCGCTGGAGGGGGCGTTGAAGCTGAAGGAGCTCGCGTACATGCACGCGGAGGGCTTCGCGGCGGGTGAGCTCAAGCACGGGCCGATCGCGCTGATCGAGCAAGACCTGCCGGTGGTCGTCGTGGTGCCTTCACCCCGGGGACGGTCCGTTCTGCACGGCAAGATCGTGTCCAACATCCAGGAGATCCGGGCCCGGGGCGCCCGGACGATCGTGATCGCGGAGGAAGGCGACGAGGCGGTGGCTCCGTACGCGGATCACCTGATCCGGATTCCCGCCACGCCCACGCTGCTTCAGCCGCTGGTCGCGACCGTGCCGTTGCAGGTCTTCGCGTGCGAGCTGGCCACGGCGCGCGGCAACGAGGTCGACCAGCCGCGGAATCTCGCGAAGTCTGTGACCGTCGAATGA